Part of the Oncorhynchus mykiss isolate Arlee chromosome 12, USDA_OmykA_1.1, whole genome shotgun sequence genome, AGAACTATCACCACGATTGCGAAGCTGCCATCAACCGGATGATCAACTTGGAGATGTTTGCCTCCTACACCTACACTTCAATGGTAAGGAGTCTACCAAGATGACCGTTTTGTTGAGCTACCTGTTATTATGCCTGGGCCTAAATTCCACTTTTCACCTGACTTTTCTGTAGCCAATCACCTCGACTCCGTTAAGTACATATTTGAGTTTTACTTGGCAAGGCTGTTAAGATCCTCCAGGTTGGTATAGCATTCAAGTGAATCCGGGAATCTATCCTACCTTGGTCAGAGCGCGTAACAACTCCTTGACAGGTTAATTGTCAGGTTACCAAGTAGACTACAGACTAGACTGATTCATGCATATATCATCAAGCTTAGTTGCCACAACAAGAACATAACGCCCAGTCACGTTCggcactttttttttcttctaaccacacttttgtttgtccacccaggCTTTCTATTTCTCCCGTGACGATGTGGCTCTGTCTGGCTTCGCGCATTTCTTCAAGGAGAACAGCGACGAGGAGCGAGAGCACGCCGACAAGCTACTCTCCTTCCAGAACAAGAGAGGTGGACGCATTTTACTCCAGGACATCAAGGTGAGCGCCTGAGCATCGAGGAACACATTTAGATTGTAGACTGATAGGAAATGTCTTGACTCCATGGAGTGTCCAGCGTTAAGTTGATATAGAGAACCTGTAGTCCTAAACATACTGCCTTTAACCACTGAACTGAAACGATGTGAGGGATGTAACTCTGTTCACTTTATCCTGACCTTAACGTCTGCTAGTAGTCCCTAACCCTCCTGTGTTCACTCTGGCCTGTGTAGAAGCCAGAACGTGATGAGTGGGGCAATGGGCTGGAGGCCATGCAGTGTGCTCTGCAGCTGGAGAAGAATGTGAACCAGGCCCTGCTGGACCTGCACAAGATTGCCTCTGGAAAGGTTGACCCCCATGTAAGTTATGGTGAAACCACACATCACATGTATGTATCACATAGAATACAGGTACTGTCTCAAGAGATGATCAGGTTGTTGTAGCTCTGATAACTAATGACAGGATTGGGTGACCTGTTTCTTAACACGCACACAATAGTCCACAgatgcacactacacacacaatgcAGCTAATGCATAAGGGGTGGCAGGtcatctagtggttagagctttgggccagtaaccagaaggttgctggctcgaatccctgagctgccaAGGTAAAAATCTCTTCTGCCCCTGATTAACCCACCAAGGTAAAAATCTCTTCTGCCCCTGATTAACCCACTGTGCCACGttaggatgtcattgtaaataggaatttgttatCTGACTTGTCTAGGTAAAAAATAAACTGCAGACACCTCATTATCTGCCCTTATGCCATTACCACCAGGCTCTTGTGTGTTACTCTATCTACAATAGTCTGTAGTCATTATCTTTTCTGACCTGTGTTATCCCTCTTTAGCTGTGTGACTTCCTGGAGACCCATTACCTGAATGAGCAGGTGGAGGCCATTAAGAAGCTGGGAGACCACATCACCAACCTCACCAAGATGGATGCTGTCAAAAACAAGATGGCAGAGTACCTGTTTGACAAGCACACCCTGGGAGGCCAGAGCTAAACCACTTCCATCCCCAGGCTACGGCCTCCAGCCTCAGACCAGGACTCCTGGCTTCTCTGATGGATCCTACTGGCTTTACATTTATAGGGGAGAGTGTTAAACTGGTGCAGTGCAACACAGCTGTAACATTGGTGTATCTGTTGACAACACTACTGTATTGGAGGCAAGGCTTCTTGTAAAACAATTAAAAATATCAGTTAAGTTTGTTGCTGTTTTCTAAGTGTTGACCTGTAGTAATGGATGTTGTATCAGTCTATTGAGGTTCTTTGCTCTTTTACTGAGCATCCTCATACCAGTGGTGAATACTGACAATTACCTGACTGAGGGTCATAACAATAGAAGTTTAACATGAGGTTTTATAAAGGATGTTACCTCTCACCACAGAGGGTGTCCTTTACCGTATCTTGTAATAGTGCCATATCAATTAAGGGCCCAGCTGTCAACTCTAGGTCCATAGGAGTGAAATGGGTAACTACAGTTGATATAGACCTTTAATCTGAGCATCACAAGTTTATTATTATACAGCCTAGAGGTCAATCAAACCCTTGCGTCCTGCTCGGTAATTCAGTTAGCAAGTTATGGTATATTTCTCTAGTGATGAATTTCGTCTCTTACTGACACAAAATACGTCTCTAATTCAGGTAATACCCAAAAGTTCCCCTGCAGCAAACTATGAACTGAATACTCAAAATAAATCTACAAGCCTCTTGTTCACCATAAGGGGCTTATTGGAGCTGTCATATGGTTGCAAAGCTACTGGTAATTTACTGAAGTCATTCATTTTGGTAATTGACAGCCAAGCTTCACCTTAATACTTTTAACTGAAAATATTGCTAGACAATTTTAAGGTGTCCATATAGTAAATGAGTTTCTAGCGGGTAGACCATTTCGTTAAAGGGGAAAATGGCCTAATGAGAAGTGTCTAATCAGCAATGGCATTTTCAATAACTAAACTATTTCCTTTTCACAACTGCCGCCAACATTAACAACCTAGAAGTATTGACATGGTAAAATGGAGTACATTTAATTAAAAGATAATGGTGTTCACTGAGTTGATTTATATTTAGGGTAATGTTTTGcagctttgtcattctatttgaaaatatattttacatgtgaaaTCCACACAGGGCCAGATATTTGTGATAATCTGACGTACCCAAGAAGGCTACTAGATGGCATCTGATTCATTTGCATTTTCCAACATTTGAatttatggatccctattagctgcTGTCAAGGTATCAGTtactgggtggcgcagtggttaagggcgctgtactgggttcgcgcccaggctctgtcgtaaccggccgcgaccgggaggtccgtggggcgacgcacaattggcctagcgtcgtccggtttagggagggattggtcggtagggatctccttgtctcatcgcgcaccagcgactcctgtggcgggccgggcgcagtgcgcgctagccaaggttgccaggtgcacggtatagcctccgacacattggtgcggctggcttccgggttggttgggttgtgtatcggaggacgcatgacattcagccttcgtctctcccgagcccatacgggagttgtagcaatgagacaagatagtagctattacaacaattggataccacgaaattggggagaaaaaggggtaaaataaaattttaaaaaatgtagcaGTTACTCTTTATGGGGTCTAGCAAAATAAAGGCAGTTCTATACAATAACACTAACATTACAttagatttcacaacacattaagggtttgccctcaggccactactcttcTACAACACAAAATGTATTGCATTTTTGAATTAATAATTGAGTAGCCCAGCATTCACATTCTATTCCATATTTTGAGCCATAGGCCTATCCAAGCCTTTACACATAATGTAGTTGGTCCAAAGTTGGCATCATCATCACTTTAATTGGATTGATAATGTATTTCTATCCCAGTTCACTTTCACTACAACAAAGTaatcagcctctctgttttcagtTAGACTAACACAATACTTGTTTAATTTGATTCATTATAGAATCTTCACCTTATTAGAACATGATTTCCTTTACAaccatgtatgtatgtacgtatacATGTATACTTGTTAATTAATTGATAGTGCAATTAAAGTGTCATCAAGTCAGCAGCTTCTTGACATTGAGTGCCTCGACTCCTATTAAGTTAATTGAGTATCAGACATTTTGTGACATATTCTGGTCTAGTGGTAATGCTCCTGACTCTGGACCACACATGACCCTTGGTGGCATGGATTCAAACCCTGCCTACGCTTCATATCTGTATTCCTCTAActttctgtccccctctctcattcaTAACTTGATAtctcaataaagagagagaaaatactaATATATATAAAGAAATTAGTAATCTCCAGACCATGTACAACCCAAACATGGTGAAGGGAACATAAATAGAATAATGGGTTTTGACATTGGTGGTGACTTTCTGAACTGTTATAGTTAGACCAACAGTTTAAAGTAATACAGAAATATATGGCTATTTGAGTTCTAATTGACTAAATTGACAACATTTTCTGGAAATTTGTTGTATTTTCCCTTCAATTCACCAGAAACAACCATTCACGGCTATTTGTTTAAAAATGCCTTAGTAAGTTACACAGTATATGTAAGTTGCATAGTATAGTATATGTTCCTGCTGttctctccttcttcccttcTTCCTTTTCTTCAAATCTGGTATCAGCCGGTCTTCACCCATTCATCACCCCTCATGTCTGTTTCTGCAGTCACAAAACTCCGCCTTCTTCCACCATTGTCACTGTGATAACAGAACAGAACTACCTCAAGACCAATGATGGTTGATAAATGAAGATAGTTAAACTCAGGTCGTTTACCACTGTCTGCTTTAGGAAGGGGCTCCTTAAGCAGACAACAATGCGATAGTGGTCTGCTTAGTTAATTAACTTTCATTGGGGGAAAAGAAGGAGTGGGCTGTCttgcttcctcttccatctctgctTGAGACTCCAGAATGCTGAGTCACAATGACAAGGCAGAAATACATTCAGGGCAGAGCctgagtcagtccatactgtagtagaaCCAACAGGAGTTTATGACAGGAATAAGAAGTGGCACAAATGTCCctggggacaggggggacatGCATTTTTGTCCCttccccagttttatcattggaatgtgatacaaaacgaggcaacggtgtgcttttgGACCATGCGGATCTCTCCGAGCTGTCGGGAAGGCTGTTCAACCCatccaaaatataaatatatatatgtccCCCCCACAACTAAAACCAATGTTGCGCCCCTGGTAAAAAATAGTGGGAGGGAGCAATAGGGAGTGAGGATGAGGGGGAAAGATTACAGACTAAAAACACTGTGTCACCCTTCAGAACTTCAATAGAAATAGTTATGTAATGGTTAATCATTTACAGTATTACTTACGGTTTATAACTTTGTGCGGCTGGTCACATGATGGACCCGGTCATGACTTTAACAACTT contains:
- the LOC110537947 gene encoding ferritin, middle subunit-like; this translates as MESQIRQNYHHDCEAAINRMINLEMFASYTYTSMAFYFSRDDVALSGFAHFFKENSDEEREHADKLLSFQNKRGGRILLQDIKKPERDEWGNGLEAMQCALQLEKNVNQALLDLHKIASGKVDPHLCDFLETHYLNEQVEAIKKLGDHITNLTKMDAVKNKMAEYLFDKHTLGGQS